DNA from Prosthecobacter debontii:
GGCTATGAAGGTGCTACAAGCGCGTCATCGCAAAGGACGGTTGGGAGAACCCCTCACAGCCTTCCTCAGTGCATGGATGCCTGAAGCTGAGGTGGATGACGCTATGCCCGAGCCCTTTGACCTTCTCCTCAGCGATCAAGGGTTGATCTCTCCAGAGCTGCCCCTCCTTGGCCAGCCAGTCTGGCAGGCCCTGCTGCATCTCCCGGCCCTGCAGGATTTTTGGACAACTGAACTCCGCGCCAGTGCCTATGCCCATCTGCTGAAAGCCGTGCCGCACTCCTGGTGCATGGACCCCACTCCCCTACCTCCTGGTAGCGTTATTGCGGGATTGGACATCGTGGATTGGGGGGAACTACCTCTCCGTGAGGCCGAAGGGCGCACTTTCCAGCGCCACGAGCTAGGACAGAACCAAGTTGTTTTGACCGAGACATCGGCGATAAGTGCAGGCTGGCGCGCCCGCTATGCCCTGCGGGACGGCGAGATCACCCTTCAGGAGGCTTTTGAGCTTCCCTCTCCCAGCGCCGGACCTAACGTCTGATCTGCTGCTTTGACGACTGCCTCCATTCCAAAACCTGCCGTCCCAGTTTCGCTCCTGGGCCTGACCCCACCCGAAATCACTTCATTGATGGCGGAGATGGGTGAGCCTGCCTTCCGTGCCAAGCAGGTGATCGAGTGGACTTTCACCAAACGCGCCGAGAGCATTGAGGCGATGTCGAATCTCTCCAAGGCTCTGCGACAGAACTTGGCTGAGAAATTCGTCACCCGCACGATGAAGATCGCCACCGTGACGGGGTCCAAGGACACCACACGCAAGTTTCTCCTGAAGCTGCACGATGGCCGGTTTGTGGAAACCGTGCTCATCCCCGCCAACCCCGCCCTGTATGGGGAAGCTTCTGACCGCCACACCCTCTGTGTCTCCAGTCAGGTGGGCTGTGCCTATGACTGTAAATTTTGCGCCAGCGGTCTGGCCGGATTCACCCGCAACCTGACGGCTGCCGAGATCGTGGAGCAGATCGTCCAAGTGGAAGCCTACGCCCAAGAGCGCGTGGATAACCTCGTCTTCATGGGCATGGGTGAGCCCCTGGCGAACTATGGCCATGTCACCAAAGCCATTGAGATCCTCAATGCCGAGTGGGGCATCGGCATCGGTGCCCGCCACATGACCGTGAGCACCAGTGGTGTGGCTCCGCAGATCAAGAAACTGGCGGACTTCCCGCTTCAGATTCGCCTCGCCATCTCCCTGCATGGAGCCAGCGACGAAGTGCGTAACAAGATCATGCCGGTCAACCAAAAGTATAACCTCGATGAACTCTTCGCGGCTTTGGCTTACTGGCGCTCCAAACGCAAGCAGCACATCACCTTTGAATACATCCTCATTCAGGATGTGAACGATGGCATTGATCAAGCGCATCGCCTAGCCAAACGCGCCAAAGGCCTGGAGGCCAAAGTCAATCTCATCCCCTACAACACGGTCGAAGGCCTGCCCTGGGTGCGCCCGACCGAGAAGCATCAGGATGAGTTCCAAGACGTGCTGCTGAATGCCGGGGTGAAAGCCACCCTGCGCCGCGAGAAAGGTCACGACATCGCCGCCGCCTGCGGTCAACTCCGCCTGCGCCAAGAAACCGAATTGGGCATCATCGAATCCCCCATTCCAGCCAAGCGCATCACGATCAGCGCAGGAGCGTGAGGGTGGGAGAATGCTGGATCGGTGGATGATTGGATAGCGCCGGGCCCTGAGCGTTATCGTTCCCCGTTGTCCAGAGATATCACCTTGAGTCAGCGATGGCAGATCCCCGCGGTCCCAAGAATCGTTCGGCCGCAGCCGCCTTCCATTCAACGGATGCTCCCCTCCCTTTCCCGCCCCCTTCCCACGATTCTCAGATTCGAGATTGAGTTGCCTTTATATTTTGGTAAAGTTGAATGTCTTTTTTGCTGAGTTAATCCTC
Protein-coding regions in this window:
- the rlmN gene encoding 23S rRNA (adenine(2503)-C(2))-methyltransferase RlmN, which produces MTTASIPKPAVPVSLLGLTPPEITSLMAEMGEPAFRAKQVIEWTFTKRAESIEAMSNLSKALRQNLAEKFVTRTMKIATVTGSKDTTRKFLLKLHDGRFVETVLIPANPALYGEASDRHTLCVSSQVGCAYDCKFCASGLAGFTRNLTAAEIVEQIVQVEAYAQERVDNLVFMGMGEPLANYGHVTKAIEILNAEWGIGIGARHMTVSTSGVAPQIKKLADFPLQIRLAISLHGASDEVRNKIMPVNQKYNLDELFAALAYWRSKRKQHITFEYILIQDVNDGIDQAHRLAKRAKGLEAKVNLIPYNTVEGLPWVRPTEKHQDEFQDVLLNAGVKATLRREKGHDIAAACGQLRLRQETELGIIESPIPAKRITISAGA